GCGCCATGCGTTTGAGGATGGCTTTGACCCGTGCCGCCACTTCTCGCGGGCTGAACGGCTTGACGACGTAATCGTCGGCGCCGATCTCGAGGCCGACCACGCGGTCGATCTCGGCATCGCGGGCACTGAGAAACAGCACCGGCACTTCAGTGAAGCGCCGCAGCTGCTTGCAGGTTTCGAAGCCGCTGATGTCCGGCAGGCCGATATCGAGGATGATCAGGTCGGCCGGGGTTTGCCGCTGATGCTCCAGCGCCGCCACGCCGAGGCTCAGCCACGTGGTGGTGAAGCCCTCGCCCTGCAAGGCAAAAATCAGCGTGTCGGCAATCGCCGCTTCGTCTTCGACAATCAGGATGTGCGGCATGGCGTCCGAGCCCGTGGCAGGTAATGCGCGAACGGTGCCCCAAGCCCGGGGTTACGTCAATCAGACCACTTAGCAGTCAGGCTTGTCGGCGGTATAGCGCCGCGCCGGATTGACCGCCGCGCCGAACTCGCGCAAGGCCTTGGCGCCGATCAGCAGCGGGTAGTTGAAGTGGCTGCGGTCGGTCAGGTTGACCTCGACGGTACGCTTGACGTTGCCCAGGCACAGTTCCAGATCGACCACCGGGC
This genomic interval from Pseudomonas koreensis contains the following:
- the creB gene encoding two-component system response regulator CreB; this translates as MPHILIVEDEAAIADTLIFALQGEGFTTTWLSLGVAALEHQRQTPADLIILDIGLPDISGFETCKQLRRFTEVPVLFLSARDAEIDRVVGLEIGADDYVVKPFSPREVAARVKAILKRMAPRPSPETGSTLFRIDPERVQISYRGQPLSLTRHEFRLLQCLLEQPERVFSREQLLDALGVAADAGYERSIDSHIKSVRAKLRLVRAEAEPIQTHRGLGYSYSPGHS